In one Spirosoma rigui genomic region, the following are encoded:
- a CDS encoding glycoside hydrolase family 25 protein, producing the protein MKIRVLVSIILKRYGLWIAAFLIVLAVIFVTRRVKKDNMDWRFVQAFGIKLPMRYGIHGIDVSRHNDRIDWKRVRRMEADGVRLQFVFVKATEGATLTDKHFAKNWREAKKSELRRGAYHFYHPTRDPIKQANNFIRRVELGPGDFAPVVDFEVTNGQSDDTIIEGLRLWLETVEAHYHIRPIIYTNGSLYRRYISGNLDDYPLWIADYSTRHLRNYDPDKLYLWQHSQTGWVQGIRGRVDFNVFVMDENQLGDICL; encoded by the coding sequence ATGAAAATTCGCGTTCTCGTCAGCATAATTCTCAAACGATATGGGCTGTGGATTGCCGCATTCCTGATCGTCCTGGCGGTGATTTTCGTAACGCGGAGGGTTAAGAAAGACAACATGGACTGGCGGTTCGTGCAGGCGTTCGGCATTAAACTGCCCATGCGCTACGGTATCCACGGCATCGACGTATCCCGCCACAACGATCGCATTGACTGGAAGCGGGTGCGCCGGATGGAGGCCGACGGTGTGCGGTTGCAATTCGTTTTTGTCAAGGCAACCGAAGGAGCTACGTTGACCGACAAGCATTTTGCCAAGAACTGGCGGGAAGCCAAAAAGTCGGAGCTGCGCCGGGGTGCCTACCACTTTTACCATCCTACCCGCGACCCCATCAAGCAGGCCAACAACTTTATCCGGCGGGTTGAGCTTGGGCCGGGCGACTTTGCGCCGGTGGTAGATTTTGAAGTGACCAACGGGCAGTCGGACGATACCATTATCGAGGGCCTGCGACTGTGGCTCGAAACCGTTGAGGCCCATTACCACATTCGCCCTATCATCTACACCAACGGGAGCCTGTACCGCCGGTACATCAGTGGTAACCTCGATGACTACCCGCTCTGGATCGCCGACTATTCCACCCGGCACCTTCGTAACTACGACCCTGACAAGCTGTATCTCTGGCAGCACAGCCAAACGGGCTGGGTGCAGGGCATACGTGGCCGGGTCGATTTCAACGTATTTGTCATGGACGAGAACCAACTCGGCGATATTTGTCTGTAG
- a CDS encoding sensor histidine kinase, translating into MSDILNDNKKDGSAIPIRFTRLYMTLLVILTTLLTVGQGVTQWRLSTVQDELWVIRYAALQRHQSQQIVKQALQLTDVNERNSFAETIAELQQVFPDFERYHLQGREGKVYERNVSVPNSETVQQLYGDIRPEFEAFQQSVRRLMTLQKPEDITQPDMQASLKLLLANEKPFLEKIDRIVREYTGELRAKLELLQAFEFYQYVFTMLVLIGIGFLIFRPAARRLRETFAQLIEAESRSTAANRKLLSANKSLKETRQQLFEATKEQYQQQIDEQKTQTSYLIAGQEEERKRLSRELHDGLGQMLTAIKLQIEGLEVGLARMAPAVQDEKITYPKNLQILKRLVTQTIQETRTISNNLMPSVLSDFGVIPAIKMLAENDRSETIDVTFETNLSADGPRLDKNVEIMLYRVTQEAVSNAVRHANPSHIHIQLMDRDDALQLLITDNGRGFQMPRRQTAGSLVKSSDDALTTKTTAGRPPSQGLHNMQERAKLLNAKFKINSTLGKGTRIQVSIPHQMHPAHHDSN; encoded by the coding sequence GTGTCCGATATACTCAACGACAACAAAAAAGACGGCTCGGCAATTCCCATTCGGTTTACCCGGCTGTACATGACGCTGCTTGTTATTCTGACTACGTTGTTAACGGTGGGGCAGGGGGTGACGCAGTGGCGGCTCAGTACCGTGCAGGACGAACTCTGGGTGATCCGGTATGCAGCCCTGCAGCGCCACCAGAGTCAGCAGATCGTGAAGCAGGCGCTGCAACTGACCGATGTCAACGAACGGAACTCGTTTGCCGAAACCATCGCTGAACTGCAACAGGTTTTCCCCGATTTTGAACGCTATCACCTGCAGGGCCGCGAAGGAAAGGTATACGAACGCAACGTATCGGTGCCCAACTCCGAAACGGTACAGCAGCTCTACGGCGATATCCGTCCGGAGTTTGAAGCCTTTCAGCAGAGCGTTCGCCGGCTGATGACCCTCCAGAAGCCGGAGGATATTACGCAGCCCGACATGCAGGCCAGCCTGAAACTACTCCTGGCCAACGAAAAGCCCTTCCTCGAAAAAATTGACCGGATCGTTCGTGAGTACACGGGTGAACTGCGGGCCAAACTGGAATTATTGCAGGCATTCGAGTTTTACCAGTACGTATTTACGATGCTGGTCCTGATCGGAATCGGGTTCCTGATTTTCCGGCCGGCCGCCCGTCGGCTTCGCGAAACATTTGCTCAGCTGATCGAAGCCGAGAGCCGCAGCACGGCCGCCAACCGAAAGCTGCTGAGCGCCAATAAATCGCTGAAAGAGACGCGTCAACAGCTATTTGAAGCCACCAAAGAGCAGTACCAGCAGCAGATCGACGAGCAGAAAACGCAGACATCTTACCTCATTGCCGGGCAGGAAGAGGAACGAAAAAGGCTCTCCCGGGAGTTGCATGATGGACTGGGTCAGATGCTGACCGCCATAAAACTGCAGATTGAAGGGCTCGAAGTAGGGCTTGCCCGTATGGCTCCGGCCGTCCAGGACGAGAAAATAACCTACCCTAAAAACCTTCAGATTCTGAAGCGTCTGGTGACCCAGACCATTCAGGAAACGCGAACAATTTCTAACAACTTAATGCCTAGTGTGTTAAGTGACTTTGGGGTTATACCGGCCATCAAGATGCTGGCCGAAAACGACCGTAGTGAAACCATTGATGTGACGTTTGAAACGAATTTGTCGGCCGATGGTCCACGTCTCGACAAGAACGTGGAGATCATGCTGTACCGCGTAACGCAGGAAGCGGTGAGTAACGCCGTGCGCCACGCGAATCCGTCGCACATTCATATTCAGCTCATGGACCGTGATGACGCTTTGCAACTGCTGATCACCGACAACGGGCGTGGCTTTCAGATGCCGCGACGCCAGACTGCCGGTAGTCTGGTGAAAAGCAGTGACGACGCGCTCACGACGAAGACAACGGCCGGTCGGCCGCCCTCGCAGGGGTTGCACAACATGCAGGAACGTGCAAAACTGCTCAATGCTAAATTTAAAATAAACTCAACGCTGGGGAAGGGTACCCGAATTCAGGTTAGTATTCCCCATCAAATGCATCCCGCTCATCATGACAGCAACTAA
- a CDS encoding SDR family oxidoreductase has product MPVLLQDGHDVICCVRDRERFQPPELASAGVQVLEVDFLKPETLRAIPADVDAAYYLIHSMASPTGDFAQLEAKAARHFVETLRGTRARQLIYLSGIVNQPQLSKHLRSRQQVEQILAGAGIPLTTLRAGIIVGSGSASFEIIRDLVEKLPIMVAPRWLHTRCQPIAIRNVVAFLAGVLLRPETYDASYDIGGPDILSYKEMLLQFAQVRGLKRTIIVVPVMTPRLSSYWLYFVTATSYPLACHLVDSMKVEVVGAPNELDSLLGIELIPYKEAIGMAFDKIEQNEVVSSWKDALATPVLHKGLAQYIEVPVKGCFKDQRRIQVADSEQTLDRIWAIGGQTGWYYGNWLWALRGLMDQVVGGVGLRRGRRSPTRIKAGDALDFWRVLLASRSQKRLLLYAEMKLPGEAWLEFRLLPDNTLEQTATFRPLGIWGRLYWYAVLPFHGYIFQGMIRQLAKV; this is encoded by the coding sequence TTGCCGGTTTTGTTACAGGACGGCCATGACGTCATCTGCTGCGTTCGGGACCGGGAGCGGTTCCAGCCTCCCGAACTTGCCTCGGCCGGTGTGCAGGTTCTGGAAGTCGATTTTCTCAAGCCGGAGACGCTCCGTGCTATACCGGCGGATGTTGACGCAGCCTACTACCTGATCCATTCGATGGCGTCTCCAACGGGTGATTTTGCCCAGCTGGAAGCGAAAGCCGCCCGGCATTTTGTGGAGACGCTCCGGGGCACCCGCGCCCGGCAGCTTATTTACCTGAGCGGCATTGTCAACCAGCCCCAGTTGTCGAAACACCTGCGCTCCCGCCAGCAGGTCGAACAGATCCTGGCCGGGGCGGGGATACCGTTAACCACATTGCGGGCGGGTATCATCGTGGGCTCGGGTAGTGCTTCCTTCGAAATTATCCGCGATCTGGTTGAGAAATTGCCCATCATGGTTGCCCCCCGCTGGTTGCACACCCGCTGCCAGCCCATTGCCATCCGGAACGTAGTTGCGTTTTTGGCCGGCGTATTGCTCCGCCCCGAAACCTACGACGCCAGTTACGACATTGGCGGGCCTGATATTCTGTCGTACAAAGAAATGCTCCTGCAGTTTGCGCAGGTACGGGGCCTCAAGCGCACTATTATCGTGGTACCCGTGATGACGCCCAGATTGTCGTCCTACTGGTTGTATTTCGTAACGGCGACATCCTACCCGCTGGCCTGCCATTTAGTCGACAGCATGAAGGTCGAAGTGGTGGGTGCCCCCAACGAGCTGGATAGTCTGCTAGGCATCGAGCTGATTCCCTACAAGGAGGCTATCGGTATGGCATTCGACAAGATTGAGCAGAACGAAGTGGTCTCCAGCTGGAAAGATGCACTGGCAACGCCCGTATTGCACAAAGGCCTTGCTCAGTATATAGAAGTGCCCGTAAAAGGTTGCTTCAAAGACCAGCGCCGTATCCAGGTCGCCGATTCCGAACAAACGCTGGACCGGATATGGGCCATTGGCGGACAAACGGGCTGGTACTATGGTAACTGGTTATGGGCCCTGCGGGGCCTGATGGACCAGGTGGTGGGGGGAGTCGGGCTGCGCCGGGGCCGACGCAGCCCGACCCGCATCAAAGCCGGCGACGCGCTCGACTTCTGGCGGGTGTTGCTGGCGAGCCGCTCGCAGAAACGGTTGCTGTTATACGCGGAGATGAAACTACCGGGTGAGGCCTGGCTGGAGTTTCGGCTCCTGCCCGACAACACCCTGGAGCAAACCGCTACGTTCCGCCCGCTGGGCATCTGGGGACGGCTCTACTGGTATGCCGTCCTTCCCTTCCACGGGTACATTTTTCAGGGGATGATCCGGCAACTTGCCAAGGTCTGA
- a CDS encoding shikimate dehydrogenase family protein codes for MKQYGLIGFPLTHSFSQRYFTDKFGREGISDSQYSLFEMPDVAALPALLQTPGLRGLNVTIPHKQAVLPFLDRLDASASKVGAVNVIRLQDDGTRVGYNSDYYGFKQSLEDWLTTLDRPLAGLRALVLGTGGASKAVTAALTDLAIPYQSVSRSKTASTVTYDEVPALLSEYALLINCSPVGTYPHTDEVPAIPYEQLTSRHLLYDLVYNPAETQFMKRGAERGAATHNGLRMLELQAEKAWSIWQQQ; via the coding sequence ATGAAGCAATACGGTCTCATTGGCTTTCCGCTCACGCACTCATTCTCGCAGCGCTACTTCACCGATAAATTCGGCCGGGAGGGCATTTCCGACAGCCAGTATAGCCTGTTTGAAATGCCCGACGTAGCTGCGCTGCCCGCTTTACTGCAAACCCCGGGCCTGCGGGGTCTTAACGTAACCATCCCGCACAAACAGGCGGTATTGCCGTTCCTCGACCGGCTCGATGCGTCGGCTTCGAAAGTGGGAGCCGTCAACGTGATCCGGCTCCAGGACGATGGCACCCGGGTGGGGTATAATTCCGATTACTACGGATTCAAACAGTCGCTGGAAGACTGGCTGACGACCCTGGACCGGCCCCTCGCCGGCCTGCGAGCGTTGGTGCTGGGAACGGGGGGCGCGTCGAAAGCCGTTACGGCCGCACTGACGGATCTGGCTATCCCCTACCAGTCGGTATCGCGGAGCAAAACGGCCAGCACGGTTACCTACGATGAAGTCCCGGCCCTGCTCAGCGAGTATGCCCTGCTCATCAACTGCTCGCCGGTGGGTACCTACCCTCACACCGACGAAGTCCCGGCTATCCCTTACGAGCAACTGACCAGCCGGCATTTGCTCTACGATCTTGTCTACAATCCCGCCGAAACCCAGTTTATGAAACGGGGAGCCGAACGCGGTGCCGCCACGCATAATGGTCTTCGTATGCTGGAACTTCAGGCTGAAAAAGCCTGGTCGATCTGGCAGCAACAATAG
- a CDS encoding NmrA family NAD(P)-binding protein, which yields MTGTVLVAGGTGELGGRIVRALRANGATVRVVARPGSDRAKINALSQAGAHVVIIDNWTVSELAGACQGVACVVSALSGLGETIIDAQRTLLDAAIAAGVPRFIPSDYSIDFTKLPAGRNRNLDLRRAFHSYLDSAPIAATTIFNGAFADMITGQMPIILFGLHRVLVWGNADQRIDFTTMDDTAAFTAKTALDETTPRFLRIAGDEKSLREVCTVVSDVTGKPFSLLRPGGLSLLGGLIRVARFVAPGKGELYPAWQGMQYMRDMLDGRAKTAVLDNDRYPDLRWHSLRDVLSDFLHRQPAEPNQIGPA from the coding sequence ATGACAGGTACGGTGTTAGTAGCCGGTGGAACCGGGGAACTGGGTGGCCGGATTGTGCGGGCGTTACGGGCAAACGGGGCTACCGTGCGGGTTGTTGCCCGCCCGGGTAGCGACCGCGCCAAGATCAACGCCCTCAGCCAGGCGGGTGCACACGTAGTGATCATCGACAACTGGACCGTTTCTGAACTGGCCGGGGCTTGCCAGGGTGTAGCCTGCGTTGTCTCGGCATTGTCGGGTCTGGGAGAAACGATTATCGATGCCCAGAGAACGTTGCTGGATGCTGCCATTGCGGCCGGTGTGCCCCGGTTTATTCCGTCCGATTACTCCATCGATTTTACGAAGCTCCCCGCGGGTAGAAACCGTAACCTGGACCTGCGACGCGCGTTTCATTCGTACCTCGATTCCGCTCCCATTGCGGCTACCACGATCTTCAACGGTGCCTTTGCCGATATGATCACGGGGCAGATGCCCATTATTCTGTTTGGGCTGCACCGGGTGCTGGTATGGGGTAATGCCGATCAGCGGATCGACTTCACTACCATGGATGATACGGCTGCTTTCACCGCCAAGACCGCACTCGACGAGACGACACCGCGGTTTCTTCGCATTGCGGGCGATGAAAAAAGCCTGCGTGAGGTATGTACGGTCGTGAGTGACGTAACGGGTAAACCGTTTTCGCTGCTACGTCCCGGCGGGTTAAGCTTGCTCGGAGGACTTATCAGGGTAGCACGGTTTGTGGCGCCCGGCAAAGGAGAACTGTACCCTGCCTGGCAGGGGATGCAGTATATGCGCGATATGCTGGACGGTCGGGCAAAAACGGCTGTACTCGACAACGATCGCTATCCCGATCTACGCTGGCACAGCCTGCGCGATGTGCTATCCGATTTTCTCCATAGGCAACCGGCGGAACCGAATCAGATCGGCCCGGCGTGA
- a CDS encoding peroxiredoxin: MSLRLGDIAPDFEADTTQGHIHFHQWLGDSWGMLFSHPADFTPVCTTELGRTALLKDEFGKRNVKVIAVSIDDLESHNRWTPDIKDVTGSEVNFPIIADADRTVATLYDMIHPNASEKTTVRSVFVIGPDKKIKLTLTYPASTGRNFNELIRVIDSLQLTADYQVATPADWQQGDDVIVTPAVPNDQLEAKFPKGVTFVKPYLRTTPQPNK, from the coding sequence ATGTCACTTCGTTTAGGCGATATTGCTCCCGATTTTGAGGCCGACACCACGCAGGGCCACATTCATTTTCACCAGTGGCTGGGCGATTCCTGGGGAATGCTATTCTCGCACCCGGCTGATTTTACCCCCGTCTGCACCACCGAACTGGGCCGTACAGCTTTGCTGAAAGATGAGTTTGGCAAACGCAACGTAAAGGTCATTGCCGTATCGATCGATGACCTGGAGTCGCATAACCGCTGGACTCCCGACATCAAGGATGTAACGGGCAGTGAAGTCAACTTCCCCATCATCGCCGACGCCGACCGTACCGTTGCCACACTTTACGACATGATTCACCCCAACGCCAGTGAAAAAACGACGGTGCGTTCGGTGTTCGTGATCGGACCCGACAAGAAGATCAAATTAACGCTGACGTATCCAGCCTCGACGGGTCGTAATTTTAACGAACTGATCCGTGTGATCGACTCGTTGCAGCTAACGGCTGATTATCAGGTGGCTACTCCCGCCGACTGGCAGCAGGGCGACGACGTTATTGTGACACCAGCCGTACCCAATGACCAGCTGGAGGCTAAATTTCCGAAAGGCGTTACGTTTGTGAAGCCGTATCTACGCACGACGCCCCAGCCCAATAAGTAA
- a CDS encoding DUF3299 domain-containing protein has product MARLLIALVFICFIAPAWTSPSVPPTRPAAVASVEPVKLSWEILRDVTFKKKWYAEESVYMLYPTFGPGVQKLSGKTVELTGYVLPVDLETNLYVLSAFPFSACFFCGGAGPESVVSLKFKKAGKKFKTDERRTFRGTLKLNADNIYEMNYILADAEMVEQ; this is encoded by the coding sequence ATGGCCCGTCTACTGATTGCTCTCGTTTTCATCTGTTTCATTGCTCCGGCCTGGACCAGTCCGTCGGTTCCGCCTACCCGGCCAGCAGCCGTGGCTTCCGTTGAGCCGGTGAAACTATCCTGGGAAATCCTGCGGGATGTTACCTTCAAGAAGAAATGGTACGCCGAAGAGTCGGTCTATATGCTGTACCCTACTTTCGGGCCGGGAGTACAGAAGTTAAGCGGTAAAACGGTTGAACTAACGGGCTACGTGCTGCCGGTCGATCTGGAAACGAACCTGTACGTGCTGTCGGCCTTCCCCTTCAGTGCCTGTTTCTTTTGCGGTGGTGCCGGCCCCGAATCGGTTGTGTCCCTGAAGTTCAAGAAAGCCGGCAAGAAGTTCAAGACCGACGAGCGCCGGACATTCCGCGGTACGCTGAAGCTCAACGCCGACAACATCTACGAAATGAACTACATCCTGGCCGACGCCGAGATGGTTGAACAATAA
- a CDS encoding DedA family protein, with translation MDIIKSLLDFLLHLDTYLDSWANQYGILLYAILFLIVFTETGLIVMPLLPGDSLLFAAGALAARDTNELDVRIIIPLLILAALLGDNVNYFVGKFLGSRIKMRERILFFKREYITETEKFYAKHGGRTVIMARFIPIVRTIAPFVAGAGSMHYGTYIRNCIAGAVLWVVSITLLGYFAGNIPIVQKNFELVVFGIVGLSIMPVIVQVIKKKLSRSAL, from the coding sequence ATGGACATTATCAAATCATTGCTCGATTTCCTGCTTCACCTCGATACGTACCTCGATTCATGGGCGAACCAGTATGGGATATTGCTGTACGCAATCCTGTTCCTGATTGTCTTTACGGAAACCGGGCTGATCGTGATGCCCCTCCTGCCCGGCGACTCGCTGCTGTTCGCGGCTGGCGCACTGGCCGCCCGCGACACCAATGAGCTGGATGTCCGGATCATCATCCCACTGCTCATTCTGGCCGCGCTGCTGGGCGATAATGTCAATTATTTTGTGGGTAAGTTTCTCGGTAGCCGCATCAAGATGCGGGAACGTATCCTGTTTTTTAAGCGGGAGTATATCACCGAAACGGAAAAGTTTTACGCTAAACACGGTGGCCGCACAGTCATCATGGCGCGGTTCATACCTATCGTACGGACCATTGCACCCTTCGTTGCCGGGGCCGGCAGCATGCACTACGGTACCTACATCCGTAACTGCATTGCCGGGGCGGTACTCTGGGTGGTCAGCATCACGTTGCTGGGCTACTTTGCCGGCAACATTCCTATCGTTCAGAAAAACTTTGAACTGGTCGTCTTCGGTATTGTTGGTTTGTCCATCATGCCCGTCATTGTACAGGTCATCAAAAAGAAACTGTCCCGGTCGGCACTTTAA
- a CDS encoding PAS domain-containing sensor histidine kinase yields MPASLIEPSAESLSAVLNHLPTPIVAARAIRDGVSGQISDFSFTVINSAFREWAGNPSATLPGSLWRTQFPDLAPTHLFDALVQVVTTGQPYRDDVSISRPEGPCWLDVSAQKMEDGIVVNLIDITHRRQAEHEFKQTNNLLETIIDGSINGMFALKALHSPNPETAQDDTVDFEVIRANPIAGRLLHLPYKTLNGRRFTELFPGLKQTNLLHEYARVSDTGVTFRTEQFYAHDGLNRWFTILVEPFSQGIILTFLDTTERKLAEEQLQQTNSALQATLDASISSILAMTALRDGQGRIVDFMMDKANRAVERSLGKTPAELEGRTLLSVYPGNVESGFFALYAKAADTGELQQTTQHYTDINGYEGWFEASAVRHAPDKIVLTFMNVTEYKRTEVLVRQQADLVQSVLNTTMNTVATYQAIRDPANRIVDFRFTMANKAALSVVDLPADELYTRTLLDVSPDLRGHDLFDQYVAVVQSGQPITMERHRQGRWFLGNAVPFGDDGLLTSSIDITSLKQAQLQIEKLNRQLQRSNDSLDQFAAIASHDLQEPLRKIKSFGDILLDQYAPRLGDGASLLGRMQAAADRMQALIRDLLAYSRLSKEQSVVFQSVDLNHIAGEVLTDLEVSISEKGAVVELGHLPTLTGDPLQLRQVIQNLLSNALKFTKPGRLPRVTVQARQLDGHALPDEVNLAPGPYWQITVADNGIGFNAKYRQQIFGAFERLHGKTSAYGGSGIGLAIVRKVMDNHQGAVTAQSTEGEGATFGLYFPASLT; encoded by the coding sequence ATGCCTGCCTCTTTAATAGAACCTTCAGCCGAATCACTCAGCGCCGTACTGAACCACCTGCCAACGCCCATCGTTGCGGCCCGGGCAATCCGGGACGGCGTTAGCGGCCAGATCAGCGACTTTAGCTTTACGGTTATCAACTCCGCTTTCCGGGAGTGGGCCGGTAACCCTTCCGCCACTCTGCCGGGCAGTCTGTGGCGGACTCAATTTCCGGATCTCGCGCCAACGCATCTGTTTGACGCGTTGGTGCAGGTTGTTACTACCGGCCAGCCGTACCGTGATGACGTATCCATATCAAGACCGGAGGGCCCCTGCTGGCTCGATGTGTCGGCCCAGAAAATGGAAGATGGTATCGTGGTTAACCTGATCGACATTACCCATCGCAGGCAGGCTGAACACGAATTTAAGCAAACCAACAACCTGCTGGAAACCATTATTGATGGCTCCATTAATGGTATGTTTGCCCTGAAAGCACTGCATAGTCCGAATCCGGAAACCGCGCAGGACGACACCGTCGATTTTGAGGTGATACGAGCCAATCCCATCGCAGGTCGGCTTCTGCACCTGCCCTATAAAACCCTTAATGGCCGTCGATTCACCGAGCTGTTTCCCGGCCTGAAACAAACGAATCTTCTCCACGAGTATGCCCGCGTGTCCGATACGGGTGTAACCTTCCGAACCGAACAGTTCTATGCCCATGACGGCCTGAACCGATGGTTCACAATTCTGGTCGAACCCTTCAGTCAGGGCATTATTCTTACGTTCCTGGATACTACTGAACGTAAGCTGGCCGAGGAGCAGCTTCAACAAACCAATAGCGCGCTCCAGGCCACCCTGGATGCCTCCATCAGCAGTATATTGGCCATGACCGCCCTGCGCGATGGGCAGGGCCGGATTGTCGATTTCATGATGGATAAAGCCAACCGGGCTGTCGAGCGTAGTCTGGGCAAAACGCCCGCTGAACTGGAAGGCCGCACGCTGCTGAGTGTATATCCGGGCAATGTGGAAAGCGGTTTTTTTGCGCTCTATGCCAAAGCCGCCGACACCGGTGAACTCCAGCAGACGACGCAGCACTATACCGACATTAACGGGTATGAAGGCTGGTTCGAAGCCTCGGCCGTACGACACGCGCCCGACAAGATTGTGCTCACGTTTATGAACGTAACCGAGTACAAACGAACCGAAGTGCTGGTGCGGCAACAGGCCGACCTGGTGCAAAGTGTGTTGAATACTACCATGAATACGGTTGCGACCTATCAGGCCATTCGCGACCCGGCAAACCGCATCGTTGATTTCCGTTTTACGATGGCCAACAAGGCCGCGCTGTCAGTCGTTGACCTGCCGGCCGACGAACTGTATACCAGAACGCTGCTGGACGTAAGCCCTGACCTGCGGGGCCACGATCTCTTCGACCAGTATGTTGCCGTAGTCCAGAGCGGCCAGCCAATAACAATGGAACGCCATCGGCAGGGACGCTGGTTTCTGGGAAATGCCGTGCCGTTTGGGGATGATGGGCTGCTGACCTCATCCATCGATATTACGTCCCTGAAACAGGCTCAGCTCCAGATAGAAAAGCTGAATCGACAGCTCCAGCGTAGCAACGACAGCCTGGATCAGTTTGCCGCCATAGCCAGCCACGACCTGCAGGAGCCACTCCGTAAAATTAAGTCGTTTGGCGATATTTTGCTGGATCAATACGCCCCCCGGCTGGGTGACGGTGCCAGTCTGCTGGGCCGGATGCAGGCAGCTGCCGACCGGATGCAGGCGCTCATCCGGGATTTACTGGCTTACTCCCGCCTGTCGAAAGAGCAGTCCGTGGTTTTTCAGTCGGTCGATCTCAACCACATCGCCGGCGAAGTACTGACCGACCTTGAAGTGTCTATTTCGGAGAAGGGAGCTGTCGTTGAACTGGGTCATTTACCAACCCTGACCGGCGATCCGCTTCAACTGCGGCAGGTCATTCAGAATTTACTGAGTAATGCCCTGAAATTCACAAAACCGGGCCGGTTACCCCGGGTAACCGTCCAGGCACGACAACTGGACGGGCACGCGCTGCCCGATGAGGTCAACCTGGCTCCCGGCCCTTACTGGCAGATTACCGTAGCCGACAATGGCATTGGGTTTAACGCAAAGTACCGGCAACAGATTTTCGGAGCCTTCGAGCGACTCCACGGTAAAACCAGTGCGTACGGTGGATCGGGTATTGGGTTGGCCATCGTTCGCAAGGTTATGGATAACCACCAGGGGGCCGTTACGGCGCAATCGACCGAGGGCGAAGGGGCAACATTCGGTCTTTATTTCCCGGCCAGCCTTACGTAG
- a CDS encoding response regulator transcription factor, whose amino-acid sequence MLVDDHSIVRDGIRLLLEQAEGLEIIDEANDGEEALDKLKSHQSERTDGATNGKSNTLPDMVLMDISLPGMSGIQTTQVISRLYKGVRVLMLSMHNNEDYILRSVEAGAYGYILKDSSSDEMIKAIRTIASGEKYYSSPVASIILSGYMQQLKKGDKHSRAERQSKLSNKEKEILQFLVDGMSSREIAEKLQLSVRTVDNHRANMMRRLQVRNAAELVRMAVEDKLI is encoded by the coding sequence ATGCTGGTGGACGATCACTCAATCGTTCGCGACGGTATCCGGCTTTTGCTGGAACAAGCCGAAGGTCTGGAAATCATCGACGAAGCCAACGACGGTGAAGAAGCACTCGACAAGCTCAAGAGCCACCAGAGTGAGCGCACCGACGGGGCCACGAACGGTAAGTCGAATACGCTGCCTGATATGGTACTGATGGACATTTCCCTGCCCGGTATGTCGGGTATTCAGACGACGCAGGTCATCAGCCGGCTCTATAAAGGAGTTCGGGTGCTGATGTTATCCATGCACAACAACGAAGATTACATCCTGCGGTCGGTAGAGGCCGGTGCTTATGGCTATATCCTGAAAGATTCGTCGTCCGACGAAATGATCAAAGCCATCCGGACTATTGCCTCGGGTGAGAAATACTACAGCTCGCCGGTAGCCTCCATTATCCTCAGCGGCTACATGCAACAGCTGAAAAAAGGCGACAAGCATAGCCGGGCCGAGCGTCAGTCGAAGCTGTCGAATAAGGAAAAAGAGATTCTGCAATTCCTGGTCGATGGGATGAGCAGCCGCGAAATTGCCGAAAAACTGCAGTTGAGTGTGCGCACGGTCGACAACCACCGCGCCAATATGATGCGCCGGCTACAGGTTCGCAATGCCGCCGAACTGGTTCGGATGGCCGTTGAAGACAAGCTTATTTGA
- a CDS encoding putative quinol monooxygenase, whose protein sequence is MALLVFAEINARPGAGPDLRPALLDLVAQVRLEPACQLYELYESTEHPDRFIMHERWDDEAGLKAHNDMPHMAAFGAKAGKWLAGPAKLTIVTE, encoded by the coding sequence ATGGCTCTCCTCGTTTTTGCCGAAATTAACGCCCGGCCCGGTGCCGGTCCCGATCTGCGCCCCGCCCTTCTCGACCTGGTCGCCCAGGTTCGTCTGGAACCCGCCTGTCAGTTGTATGAACTGTACGAAAGCACGGAACACCCCGACCGCTTTATCATGCACGAACGTTGGGACGACGAAGCAGGCCTGAAGGCCCACAATGATATGCCACACATGGCTGCCTTTGGCGCCAAAGCCGGAAAGTGGCTTGCCGGCCCTGCCAAGCTAACCATCGTTACGGAGTAA